In Equus caballus isolate H_3958 breed thoroughbred chromosome 7, TB-T2T, whole genome shotgun sequence, one DNA window encodes the following:
- the OR7G58 gene encoding olfactory receptor family 7 subfamily G member 58 (The RefSeq protein has 1 substitution compared to this genomic sequence) — protein sequence MGPRNHTDAPEFLLLGLTDDPELQSLIFSLFLSMYLVTILGNLLITWAVSSDSHLHTPMYFFLSNLSFTDICISTTTIPKTLANIKAQNQSITYIGCLTQICFFLVSAGFENFLLAVMAYDRYVAICHPLKYMVIMNSRFCGLLILFSLFISIGNSLLHSLMVLQLTFCTNLEIPLFFCEVVQVIKLSCSDTLINNILIYFATSIFGGIPVCGIIFSYTQIVSSVLRMPSVGGKYKAFSTCGSHLSVVSLFYGTGLGVYISSALTNSSRNTAVASMMYTVIPQMLNPFIYSLRNREIKVALRKLIGKIPLVF from the coding sequence ATGGGACCCAGAAATCACACAGATGCTCCAGAATTCCTTTTACTGGGATTGACAGATGATCCAGAACTGCAGTCCCTCATCTTCTCCCTGTTCCTGTCAATGTACCTGGTCACCATCCTGGGGAATCTGCTCATTACCTGGGCTGTCAGCTCTGACTCACAtcttcacacccccatgtacttctttctctccaatctCTCCTTTACTGACATCTGTATAAGCACAACCACAATCCCAAAGACGCTGGCGAATATAAAAGCACAAAATCAGAGCATCACTTATATAGGCTGCCTCACACAGATATGCTTTTTCCTGGTttctgctggctttgaaaattttcttcttgCAGTTATGGCCTATGATCGCTACGTAGCCATTTGTCATCCGCTGAAGTACATGGTCATCATGAACTCCCGCTTCTGTGGACTGCTGATTCTATTCTCCCTGTTCATTAGCTTTGGGAATTCCCTCCTCCACAGTCTGATGGTGTTGCAGCTGACCTTCTGCACAAACCTTGAAATACCTCTATTTTTCTGTGAAGTTGTTCAGGTCATCAAACTTTCGTGTTCTGATACCCTCATCAATAACATCCTGATATATTTTGCAACTAGCATATTTGGTGGTATTCCTGTGTGTGGAATCATTTTCTCTTATACTCAAATTGTCTCCTCTGTTTTGAGAATGCCATCCGTGGGTGGAAAGTATAAAGCTTTCTCCACCTGTGGGTCTCACCTCTCGGTTGTTTCCTTATTCTATGGGACAGGTTTGGGTGTGTACATTAGTTCTGCTCTTACTAACTCTTCTAGAAACACTGCAGTGGCTTCAATGATGTACACTGTTATCCCTCAAATGCTGAACCCCTTCATATATAGCCTGAGGAACAGGGAAATAAAGGTAGCCTTGAGAAAACTCATTGGTAAGATACCTTTGGTTTTTTAG